In a single window of the Numida meleagris isolate 19003 breed g44 Domestic line unplaced genomic scaffold, NumMel1.0 unplaced_Scaffold370, whole genome shotgun sequence genome:
- the LOC110391453 gene encoding oxalate decarboxylase ARB_02208-like — translation MKTIGPLERESSLFHPDLNLHXESESESKTNRCGSPVPPPFGVVFGSQPDVYPGGEILWAAPRPASDFSAADAAEFAAGLRRRSSKMSLAVLRIRPGALRVPHWHFNADEHGYVLQGTAWIGVVDAGDVTGNVTVVTYNVTAGHAVFFPRNAVHWLKNVGAGDCVVVLFFGTHEELRTLDADDAFFATPREVAARALQVMPPGGGGWVLEG, via the exons ATGAAAACCATCGGGCCATTAGAGCGGGAGAGTAGCCTCTTCCACCCT GACCTTAATTTGCACCANGAAAGCGAAAGCGAAAGTAAAACGAATCGCTGTGGTTCTCCCGTTCCTCCCCCGTTCGGCGTCGTTTTCGGCTCGCAGCCGGACGTCTACCCCGGCGGCGAAATCCTCTGGGCCGCCCCCCGGCCCGCCTCCGACTTTTCGGCCGCCGACGCCGCCGAATTCGCCGCCGGCCTCCGGCGCCGCAGCTCCAAGATGAGCTTGGCCGTGCTCCGCATCCGCCCCGGCGCCCTCCGCGTCCCCCACTGGCACTTCAACGCCGACGAGCACGGCTACGTCCTGCAG GGCACGGCGTGGATCGGCGTCGTCGACGCCGGCGATGTCACCGGCAACGTCACCGTGGTCACCTACAACGTCACCGCCGGCCACGCCGTCTTCTTCCCCCGCAACGCCGTCCACTGGCTGAAGAACGTGGGCGCCGGCGACTGCGTCGTCGTGCTCTTCTTCGGCACGCACGAGGAGCTGCGCACGCTGGACGCCGACGACGCTTTCTTCGCCACGCCGCGCGAAGTGGCCGCGCGGGCGCTGCAGGTGATGCCCCCGGGGGGAGGGGGTTGGGTCCTGGAAGGGTGA